A genomic region of Chryseobacterium sp. KACC 21268 contains the following coding sequences:
- a CDS encoding 4Fe-4S dicluster domain-containing protein: MAIKITDECINCGACEPECPNTAIYEGAVDWKASEGTELKGMVVLSSGLSVSADAAQEPVADDYYFIVTDKCTECKGFHEEPQCAAVCPVDCCVPDEDNVETEEQLLAKKAFLHNE; encoded by the coding sequence ATGGCTATCAAGATAACTGATGAATGTATAAATTGTGGCGCCTGTGAACCGGAATGTCCGAACACCGCCATCTATGAAGGAGCAGTAGATTGGAAAGCATCCGAAGGTACAGAACTGAAAGGAATGGTGGTTCTATCTTCCGGACTTTCTGTGAGTGCAGACGCTGCTCAGGAACCTGTTGCAGATGATTATTACTTCATAGTAACCGACAAATGTACCGAATGTAAAGGCTTTCACGAGGAGCCTCAGTGTGCTGCAGTTTGCCCTGTGGACTGCTGCGTTCCGGATGAAGACAATGTGGAAACCGAAGAACAACTTTTGGCTAAAAAAGCATTCCTTCACAACGAATAA